AGTGAGgctcctgttttgttttttttcttccttcggCTGGCTCGTCTTTCCACGTGTGATATTTGAGAGAGGACTTTAGTTTTGATTCAATTTTTAAATCACTTTCATGTGAGAACACTATTGGCCTTCAGATGTTTCTCAGAAACTCAGCTCGTACATCTGTTCGTTAAGGGTAAACCATGTGAGTTCATTGTCTGGTTATACATGAAGAAAACACTGGATGAAACCTGGCATTCATTTGCTTTCCACAGGAGATCGCTTGTGTCATGTTAGAATAATGGTGTGAATCCTTGTTTAACTGGCACAATAAATGCAGCTATTCAGGTCAGATTCTCAGATAACAACACTAATCAATACGTATTGTTTCTTGTTTCAGAATAACGTCCACAGCTCAGAAGCAGTCTACCAAGAACGCCTGTCACGACTGGAGAGTGACAAAGAGTGTCTTATTCTTCAGGTGTGTGAACAAAACTCTCCATTGCTGCAGCAAGACAGCAGAACAATTTCTCTTGAATGGGCAATTAAGTGTTATTGTATGAAGCTGTTCTTGTGTAATCAGCTCTACAAAAGAAGTTGTATTTGCTGTCCTGTTTGTCCTTTTCACAGATTATGGCACAATTTTTGGTGGAAAGGAACaaatttgtagttttcttcatAACTTTTGTAGTGTGAGgcaatgttgttttttcagGAATACACCACTCAAATCTCAGTTTAGCCTGTGGATACATAGTACAAGGGAAAAagtatgtatttgtttttctgcatattTTTGCATATTGTAGTATAGTTTATGTGTAAAAGGGGGCACATTTattgtattgtcttgagtttgaTGATGAATATCAGTATAATGATGACATGCTGTGGTTTTCAGGGGGAGTTATGGATATGACTTTTTCTTGGCGAGGCACAGAAACTTAAGCCTTCAGGAAATGGCTGCGTCTGGCCAAAAAAAATAATCGTGCAGAACCCCCCTGTAAAACTTTTTTTACACTTCTGTCCAGACAAATGTGTCAGTTAAAGCCTCCTCTGACATGAACTCTGGACAGCCTCTGCAGTTACCTGCAGTTACCTTACCTACACATTACTAACAGAAGATTCTCTCTGTAAAACACATTGTCAGCTACTAGATATTTTTATAGGTGTATGCCTTACCCAAAATAATGGCTAATagctgcacacactcacaggctgtGCAGAGGCTATGTCCCAAAGATGTCAGGTTATTCTCTACTAAGTTGACAAAGGTGTGTTACATTTCTCCAGGTGAGTGTTTTAACAGACCAGGTGGAGGTGCAAGGGGAGAAGATTCGGGATCTGGACAAATGTCTGGAGCATCATCGGGAGAAGCTAAATGCtacagaggagctgctgcagcaggtaaTGCTTCTATAAAGTGCACATACCGTCAGACCTACTGTAGATCAGCCGTCAGTTTGAAAACTTTCGTCTTCGGCATTACTGAGAATGAGCATTTCTCACTCAGGAGCTTTTAAACCGGTCAGCGCTGGAGACACAGAAGCTGGAGCTGATGACTGAGGTATCCAGCCTGAAGCTGAAACTAACTGCTGTGGAGAGAGATCACAGAGGCAATGAGGTAAGACCCCCCCCCATCctgaaaaaatgtggccctaAAATGGATCCAGCACAGGGGAGTTCTCAGCTGCACCTGCATGTTGTCTTGTGTGATGTCTGATTCTGAATCCTGGCAGCCACCCCAGTCATTGTTTTAAAGTCACAAAGGTCCGTCTCACTCGGCTGGAGGACTCAGGAGATCTGTCTTGTGGTGTAGGGTGAACTTCTTTACAAAGCAGGCTTAAACACCCcttctgctccagcagctgtttcctGCCAGAATGCCCCCACACACCCATACCTCCTCTCTCTGAGGGGCTAAAAGGCTGGGAGAGTTATAGTTTCCATACTCACTAGCTGGGACATATTATTTGGGGTTTCCAGACAGTAAAAGCTCAACAAGAGCATATCGGAtagtatatttatttttgtttccatttagcTCCAAATAAaacctgtgtcagcagaaaGTAAGCGATCCTGAAGTGATCTATTTGTTTAACATTCAGCAGCTGTTTGACACATTCAGAACTCAAATCAACATAAACAAAgttattttttgtgtatttacaataaatgtccatgcataaaaatctattttatCTAATTAATTACTTAATTAATTAAGAATACATTGATATTACATTGCAGCTTATGATGAATGAGTCCATTTTAATGCACATTTTAGCTCCTAATTAACATGAAACTACAACAAAAAGGTGAAAAATGGCATTGACTGCAGACATCTGTTCAGTAAATATGTCATTATCTTATTGATGGATGTTaaatttattataatttttattCAGTATCAACATCATTTTAACAAATCAGCAGATGTGTCCTCATAATAGTCGCATGAAATGAATCCAGTTGATGCTCTGTACATCTATTATTACAGTTAAAAAAGGGACTACCAGGCAAGAATCTCTATTAAAAATAAGCTTTATTCCATAAACAATAACTTACGTGCATTTTCTCTGATTAAAACCTTTTGATGTGCAGGAAAAAAACCCAAGAATtcagttcatgtttttttgtaccctGTTGCTATTGGGGATAAAATCAGTTTCACAATAATTAAGTGTGACCCTTCCTTTTAGTCCAGGCTTTGTCTCCATGCGTGGATTCTCCAGAGGGACATTAGTCTGAAAATAATGTTGATGCCTTTGGCAGGAATGTTTCCGCCTCTTTGGGGGGGGGGACTCTgctgtctctcccacacagtCTCCATGAAGCGCTCCTGTGCAGGTTTTAATGGCTAATGGGAGCTGTTTTTCCTCCCAAGGGTTTGTACCAGGAAGTAACGGACCTGCGGTTCAGGGTGACTGACATAGAGAATGAAAGACTGCAGTGTGAGAAGAAACTCAAAGCTAccaaagtgagtgtgtgtgtgtgtgtgtgtggctcactttacaaaacaagaaTAAATATTTGTCTTTTGAGACGCATCATTACTTGTTTAAATCTTTGAGATTTTCCCCcatgacatttttctttttatatcgGCTCCCGCTCCTCTTCTGTCTTTTAACATCTTTCTGCAACATGCTAACCTGTCAAGCGTCCAAAGTGGAACACTGGGCGGTTCACTGGAGATGAGGTGAAGGTTTAATCTCCAGCCCCCTGTACTGTTGTCCTTTCTGGCCCTGTAAACCTGCTCCTTCTCCACTGCTGCACACTGCTTTCCTGACTTTCACACCACTTGCTGTAAGTGTTTCCACCTGTGGAGTTTATAGGATTTGCACTTGTACCTTGTAGTTCCTCCTGCACATATCTCCATTTATAAAGCTACATGTCTCAATGTATTGTGTCTGCATGCTAACTATTATGCACAATACTGGCACGAATTTGCAGTTAATCATCTCAGCAGGCCCACAGTGATTAGCCAGTGACCATTAGCCAGTGATGGCTTGATAATATTTAGTTAAAGGGGCTTTTCACTCATTTTACACATTATTCGGATTCTACTTTGCTCAGTCTCATCTCTTTGGGGCATTAATATGAATGTCGCTATGGAAACGGTGAGTCAGTGTATCGCTCCTTTTGTGTGATAAGACACCTTCtccacatacatacatgtatgtgcatatatatatatatatatatatatatatatatatatatatatacaccagATGCTACACATTGGGCATTTTTTAACAGTCTACAATAAAGacgtcttttttttctctgtttctttccaTATAAACTTTAATGATGTCATGGAGCTTGCACTAATATTCTTTTGGCAAATTGCTGGACTGCCCCTTTGATGATAAACGTTTAAACTTTGGTCTtaaatcagtttaaaaaaaagctgccaGATACTCCTTTATACATGTGAATAACTCTCTGTGTTATATTCTAGTAAACTGTTGATAAAATGATGACTTTACATCCTATCATCgtaggaggagctgcagcttctgcagaggcagctggaggagcaaGAGTCAGAGCTGAGGAGGTTGAAGGATGAGAGCGAACTGAGGGTGGACAGCCACAACAGAGCTGAGGGGGGAGAAAGAGGTGGGAGATGTTTTAATAACCGTCTGGGCACTCCCTGTACCATTACATGTATTTCAGCTCTAATTTTACAAAGAGCTTCATGGGGATTAGACAAATAGACGTTTCACATTCCAACAACAGCCCTTCTCCCTCCAGCAGCTTTACAAGAGATGTTACGTAACTTTCTTTCATgttcattaattttttttttcactaaaaATGAGGCGACTGGAGGCTTTTACTccttatctgtctgtctgtaagaTCATACCAAACATATCTGACTGTTTCTGTCCTTCCACCCACGGCAGACCTTATCTTATCCCCACTGATGGTAGAGGAATGCCTTTTATTTGAAGGGGAGTCTGCCTGTAAACATGCGATTTACAGTAAAACCTGAagaagtgtttgttttgtctctgaTGTCAATCAAACTGTACAGGCACCAGGTAGTCAAAAAGAAATATGTCTTTCTTTTTAGATGTTGAGATTACAAAGACAGAGGATGGTGATGGGGGTGAGGGGAAGAGGGGAAGTATACAAATTTCTGGATTTGCTCAAACAAGATTAGAGTTTAGGGTTAGTTGAAGAACAAGCTCCAGATAATCGGCACTGAGCTTGAACTCTTTGAGGGAAATTGAACAAGTACTCTCTTGTTTTAGCTCTAATTATTCAGCTTTTGAGCTCCTAAAGGCTCCAGCTGACTGTCTTTTTCTCATTTGCTGCTATTCGAGTTGTGCAATTGATTGCTGTCAGTAAAAAAGGGTGGACTCAGTTGTCGATCTATACATAccaaaaatatttatcattgcATTTAACGTTGTTAGAGGAGAAGAGGTGGGTTGGAGTTGGTGGAGAAAAGCAAGAATCAAAAGAAAGGTGTACAAGACATTACCAGTAGTGAGGCCAATTATGCTGTATGGGCAGGATCAGGAAGGAGCTCATGgaggacatgtgcagaggagggatagTGGTAATATTGGTAGAAAGATGTTGGATACGGAGCTGCCAGGCAAGATGCGAAAGAGGAGGACGCCGAGGAGTTGggtggaaacagatgattcactgtggcGACCCCTGATAGGAACAGCtgaaagtagaagaagaagagcacaTATGTGTAGCTTGCTCTTACACAGCTGCCTTTTAATGGTCATAAATATAGTGAATAGTggaatatttttttccattataAATTGTATTGGCCTCTAGTATGTCAGGCTATCAAACCATTTCCTCAGTAGATTCTAATTCAGTTCAATGCCATCAGACACTAACTATAGTCAAACACAATTAAGCATTAATAAGATTAGATTGAGTGGTCAGCATGTGTTTAATTGTGCAGCCATCccactaaaacacacagaaaccattTGTGGTGATAAACTGAATAGAACAGGAGCCCTGCTGACCAGCACGCTGAGCCCTAGTGGTGTCATTATTTCTATTGGCAGCTCTCAGAGCCTGGGGGAGCTGAAGTTAAACTTCCACAAGTATAAAATTATGATTCTTCCCTCACCCCCAGATACTGAAATGTTGAAGATGAAGACGGTGTTGGAGTCACTGACATCAGACAATGATGAGAAGGTACCGTGTCGGTGTtgtcagcagctcagcagcagcttgctCAAAGCAGTGATTACtgtaactttgtgtgtgtgtgtttacctgcaggAAAGAAGGATTAAAGAGCTGGAAGAGTCACTTACAAAGTGCAAGAAAGTGCAGGAACTGGTAAAAGGTCAGAAGATTTAACACACTATGAAAATTGTTTTTCATATTTGCAGTGCTTTCATTAAAACGACTTAAGTGGAAGCCTCTTAAGTTTGTATTACCATGCAAAACATGGTCTCTGTCAGTCATTTAATACAATACGCTGATAAAATTCAGGATTTAATTAATTTTCACCACAGAAAAATAATCGGTAGGAAGCAGTttattttagacatttttaaacattcacATGTTTCAATGTctggattttctttctttccttgtaGGGTATTGAATAATCTGTTAATTGACCACCACTAAAACCAGCAGCCTAAAATGGCGACTAAACTCTGAGCGAGGATAAACTGACCGTGCTGTTTTTGTGCCGACTGTTCTTTCTCAGAGACGCTAAAGGAAGACGACTATGATGATATAGCAGATGATCCCTCTGCTCCTGTATCCATGGAGGTGGATCAGGTCACGCTGGACTTGGAGGGGGAGGCAGGAAGGAGCTCCGGTGAGGTAAACACAACCTCTGTCAAAACATCTCTAACACAGGATGAACCCCAGACTGTAGacttcctttttaaaaaaaactcagtttGGGCCTCCCACTCTGAGATTGTTTCTCCCAGGAACTGAGAGAGCTTCTGTTGGGGGTTATTGAGTCgaaatgtgttctgttgtgAAGAGAATCTGTTGGGTTAataatgtttctctctctgctgtcctcaGTCTATTCCGTGTATAGCAGTCCTGTCTGAGATGAATGAGCTGGACAGAGAACGACAGTTACAGGCAGCACAAAGGTACAACTCAGAGCtgagatattattattattgttattaaaagaCACACGTTGACATTTATGCACAAGATATTAACTAATTGAGGCTGATGTGACCTTTCACACTCACATAGTGTGCCTCAGACTTTTCAATAATGTGTGGGTGGTACAGCCTCAAAGTGTTAGTTACTGATATTATTCAGCAGTGTTGTTTGACTAGATGCCACCCATTATTACAAAACCAAGTGGAGTCAGGAAGATGAGGACACCCACCAAGTCCAGAGAGGTCTAGTCAAGCAGCCCAAGTGAAAATACCTGTGTGGGAGTTCAGTGGTCGTGCACACTGATGCTTTTAAAAGAAAGATTTGGTACAAGATATTTAGAGATATTGTGGAATATCTGTGCTGTAGATTGAGGATATTTCCTGCTTCGTGTTATTTCAGTTTCTCAGACGTCCCACAGCCGACAAGCTTGGCAGTAACTGGCGACAGTAATCGGGTAAGTTCATCTCTGTGTATCTGACTTAATGTAATTTTTAGCGTTTaaacattcagtgtgtgtttgttgaccTTTTAATTTGGAAAATGTGAATCCATCACTGGATCCTTGTTGTTATTAGATTAACTTCAGTCACAGCATCCACTGTGAGCCAGTCCTGCTCTGACACCTAGTGGTCAAGTGGAGTGGCTACATTTGTATTGCATATCCTGACTGTTTTCCTGccctgcattgtttttttttccccctcatagGCCAGAAATAAATCAGGACCTGCCACCTCTTCACCCATTAAAGGAAGCACCACGAGTGATGAGAGTTTTGGTACCAAGAAGGCTCGCACCTCTTTTGGCCGTGGCTTCTTTAAGCTGCGTGGAGGCAAACAGACGGCCAGCGTCCCGAACCTCGGTGGGCtactcacacacaaactcacagcgTAAAGTGTGTacgtctgtttgtttttattataactGACGTCCGTGTTTCTCTCTCGGCTCTAAAGATCGAACCCGGAGTGTCAGTGCACCTGTGTTAGGTACAGTAGAGCAGAGCAGTGTTGTTGGCCTGCAGTATGACAGCTCTGGATTTACAGCTGGATGAGAATTAAATCAGTactgacactgacatgtaaaCCTTTCATTTACATGTCCTCAGTGTTGTACTGATCTTTGATGGAACAACCTTTTCCCACTTTCTTACTTTGATCAGAATTATTTTCTCCATCTTTGGTTTGAACTTTGAAGGGTCTGCAGAGGAGAAacttgtctttgtttctctgctctGAGTTGTTTGTATCAATGATCCAGCTGAGTTTTTATCTATGACATTAAACCATCTGCAGTGAAGCCATTTTCCAGCTTAGTTTTCTCATTTGTAGTATATGAGTGATTATCGTTGTTGTAGAAGTAGACTTTTGCATGGTCTCTTTTGGTAAACTTGGACTGGTTCTTCTGTAGTTCTCAGTGGTGGTGGGTACATTCTTGTTGCAGTGCATGTTTACTGTCatatttatgtgtatttatttaatgttacAGCCGAGACCGAGCGTAAAGGCACGGAACACCTCGACTTGGCCGGCGTTCCTGCACGAAAGTCCCACAGCGGAGCGCCTCTGCCGTCCTCTCCAGAAACCAAGAAGAAGTCCAAAGGCTTGAAGAAGTTTTTCGGCAGGTAAACACAGCGGCCATGTGTCATCTGTGTTTGGACTAGTGCAGGAGGTTTGTAATGGGATTTTTCCTGCCAGGCTGAAGAGGAGTCACTCCACCTCCTTCAATGATGAGGATGCAGTTGACATGGAGTTCAGGAGGGGTGGAGTCAGAGCCACAGCGGGGCCTCGACTTGGCTGGTCACgtgaaacaaaacacaagtaAGTTTTTTTCTAAGATCACATCTATTATCAAGCAAAGCTACTGGTTACCTCTCGAGTTAAAATTCTGTCCCTGAATTCTGCTAATGTGTTGTCTTCCCAGTGAACATTAAATATCCTCTCTGTGTTCATGCTCAGTGCTGTTGATGTACCTTTCTCGCGGTGGAGTaaagatgaagtgtgtgtgtggctccacGAGCAGGGCCTTGGTTTATACGTCGCTCAGGGTCACAGCTGGATCAAATCAGGGCAGACATTACTGCAGGCATCACAACACGATCTGGAGAAGGTAGCAGTGTCTCCCATTTTAAATAAGACGCATTTCTACAAGAATCTGAATCATTCTTGAAGCGTCACGTGTGACAGCAGTTCTTTTCCCTCTCCAGGAGCTCTGCATGAAGCAGCCACTCCACAGGAAGAAGCTGCATCTGGCTCTGCAGGCTCTCGggtctgaggaggaagatctgAAGGGCAAACTGGACCACAACTGGGTCACCAGTCAGTGATGTCGTCTTTAGAGCAGCAACCACACCGTCTCCTGTCACCGTCTGTTCACATTACACTCTCTGATGTTTGGTCTTTTCAGGATGGCTGGATGACATCGGCCTCCCACAGTACAAAAGTCACTTTGACGAGGCTCGTGTTGACGGACGCGTGCTGCACTACATGACTGTGGTGAGCTGCCTTTGACTTTACAGTGATTCTTTCTGTTCTCTTACAAATTCTGATCATCCTGCTCCCTGAATAAATCTGATAAATTAAACTGATGATATGAATGACAATTGTCCCGC
This region of Parambassis ranga chromosome 2, fParRan2.1, whole genome shotgun sequence genomic DNA includes:
- the LOC114432175 gene encoding liprin-beta-1-like isoform X2, yielding MMSDASEMLAAALEQMDGIIAGSKAMDYSNGLFDCQSPTSPFLGGLRVLHLLEDLRAALELMDNEERDNLRCQIPDSTAEGLAEWLHGRTNNVHSSEAVYQERLSRLESDKECLILQVSVLTDQVEVQGEKIRDLDKCLEHHREKLNATEELLQQELLNRSALETQKLELMTEVSSLKLKLTAVERDHRGNEGLYQEVTDLRFRVTDIENERLQCEKKLKATKEELQLLQRQLEEQESELRRLKDESELRVDSHNRAEGGERDTEMLKMKTVLESLTSDNDEKERRIKELEESLTKCKKVQELVKETLKEDDYDDIADDPSAPVSMEVDQVTLDLEGEAGRSSGESIPCIAVLSEMNELDRERQLQAAQSFSDVPQPTSLAVTGDSNRARNKSGPATSSPIKGSTTSDESFGTKKARTSFGRGFFKLRGGKQTASVPNLAETERKGTEHLDLAGVPARKSHSGAPLPSSPETKKKSKGLKKFFGRLKRSHSTSFNDEDAVDMEFRRGGVRATAGPRLGWSRETKHNAVDVPFSRWSKDEVCVWLHEQGLGLYVAQGHSWIKSGQTLLQASQHDLEKELCMKQPLHRKKLHLALQALGSEEEDLKGKLDHNWVTRWLDDIGLPQYKSHFDEARVDGRVLHYMTVEDLLSLKVGSVLHHLSIKRAIQVLRLNSYEPSCLRRRPSDENNITPAEISQWTNHRVMEWLRSVDLAEYAPNLRGSGVHGGLMVLEPRFNVEALALLLNIPPSKTLLRRHLATHFHLLVGSEAQRLKQDCLENPDYSVLTATAKVKPRRLSFGSFGTLRKKRQDDVDEYVCPMNVEMPKSSSFQRGVCIYENNLDHLEQMEDSEGTVRQIGAFSEGINNLTSMLKEDEFFREVSVCSPEDDSVEIHQNSNT
- the LOC114432175 gene encoding liprin-beta-1-like isoform X1; the protein is MMSDASEMLAAALEQMDGIIAGSKAMDYSNGLFDCQSPTSPFLGGLRVLHLLEDLRAALELMDNEERDNLRCQIPDSTAEGLAEWLHGRTNNVHSSEAVYQERLSRLESDKECLILQVSVLTDQVEVQGEKIRDLDKCLEHHREKLNATEELLQQELLNRSALETQKLELMTEVSSLKLKLTAVERDHRGNEGLYQEVTDLRFRVTDIENERLQCEKKLKATKEELQLLQRQLEEQESELRRLKDESELRVDSHNRAEGGERDTEMLKMKTVLESLTSDNDEKERRIKELEESLTKCKKVQELVKETLKEDDYDDIADDPSAPVSMEVDQVTLDLEGEAGRSSGESIPCIAVLSEMNELDRERQLQAAQSFSDVPQPTSLAVTGDSNRARNKSGPATSSPIKGSTTSDESFGTKKARTSFGRGFFKLRGGKQTASVPNLDRTRSVSAPVLAETERKGTEHLDLAGVPARKSHSGAPLPSSPETKKKSKGLKKFFGRLKRSHSTSFNDEDAVDMEFRRGGVRATAGPRLGWSRETKHNAVDVPFSRWSKDEVCVWLHEQGLGLYVAQGHSWIKSGQTLLQASQHDLEKELCMKQPLHRKKLHLALQALGSEEEDLKGKLDHNWVTRWLDDIGLPQYKSHFDEARVDGRVLHYMTVEDLLSLKVGSVLHHLSIKRAIQVLRLNSYEPSCLRRRPSDENNITPAEISQWTNHRVMEWLRSVDLAEYAPNLRGSGVHGGLMVLEPRFNVEALALLLNIPPSKTLLRRHLATHFHLLVGSEAQRLKQDCLENPDYSVLTATAKVKPRRLSFGSFGTLRKKRQDDVDEYVCPMNVEMPKSSSFQRGVCIYENNLDHLEQMEDSEGTVRQIGAFSEGINNLTSMLKEDEFFREVSVCSPEDDSVEIHQNSNT